The following proteins are encoded in a genomic region of Deinococcus sp. YIM 134068:
- a CDS encoding DUF2171 domain-containing protein, protein MTQNDAGEITSRIDQNLRQRLEQMGEHMQVKDTNGEHVGTVDKLEGDQLKLTKNDSPDGQHHYVPLSQVESMDDVAVYLNVERGAVQ, encoded by the coding sequence ATGACGCAGAACGACGCCGGAGAGATCACCAGCCGCATTGACCAGAACCTCCGCCAGCGCCTCGAACAGATGGGCGAGCATATGCAGGTCAAGGACACGAACGGCGAGCACGTCGGCACGGTGGACAAGCTGGAGGGCGACCAGCTCAAGCTCACGAAGAACGACAGCCCCGACGGTCAGCACCACTACGTCCCCCTCTCGCAGGTGGAGAGCATGGACGACGTGGCCGTGTACCTGAACGTGGAGCGCGGCGCGGTTCAGTAA
- a CDS encoding nucleotidyltransferase domain-containing protein, with protein sequence MTVPALSHAITARVSRIPGVVAVSLGGSHARGNARSDSDLDLGLAYDAGRPLDLTALNTICRELDDSGTASATPPGGWGPWVDGGAWLTVGGQRVDFIYRELGRVGKSVKDALAGRVTLHAQPGHPHGIHGHHYAAELAVGVLLHDPSGRVERLRTRLGGYPEPLAESLERHYGWQPNFWLDGAEKGLGRGDLHHAQGCVYQAVMAMVQTLCARERAWLLNEKGAVALAAAQPGAPPGFGKRVNAALAALDVVALRVLASEM encoded by the coding sequence GTGACCGTTCCCGCTCTCTCGCACGCCATCACGGCCCGCGTGTCCCGGATTCCCGGCGTGGTGGCCGTCTCCCTCGGCGGCTCGCACGCGCGGGGCAACGCCCGATCCGACTCCGACCTCGACCTCGGCCTCGCCTATGACGCCGGGAGGCCCCTCGACCTGACTGCCCTGAATACCATCTGTCGGGAGCTGGACGATTCGGGCACCGCCTCGGCCACTCCGCCCGGCGGCTGGGGACCGTGGGTGGACGGCGGCGCGTGGTTGACGGTGGGTGGGCAGCGGGTGGATTTCATCTACCGGGAACTGGGACGGGTGGGGAAGAGTGTGAAGGACGCCCTCGCCGGACGCGTCACCCTGCACGCCCAGCCGGGGCACCCCCACGGCATCCACGGGCACCACTACGCGGCGGAACTGGCCGTGGGCGTCCTCCTCCATGACCCATCGGGAAGGGTGGAGCGGCTGAGAACTCGCCTGGGTGGCTACCCGGAGCCGTTGGCCGAATCGCTGGAGAGGCACTACGGCTGGCAGCCGAACTTCTGGCTGGACGGGGCGGAGAAAGGCCTGGGACGCGGCGACCTGCACCACGCGCAGGGCTGTGTGTATCAGGCGGTCATGGCGATGGTCCAGACGCTCTGCGCGCGGGAACGGGCCTGGCTGCTCAACGAGAAGGGCGCGGTGGCGCTGGCCGCCGCCCAGCCGGGTGCTCCTCCGGGGTTCGGAAAGAGGGTGAACGCCGCGCTGGCCGCCCTCGACGTGGTTGCCTTGCGGGTGCTCGCGTCGGAGATGTAA
- a CDS encoding VOC family protein encodes MLTIGSIVWGVRDVPRAIAFWTQALNYRLRNEPDDDWAVLVPVEGPGVQLALDLVDSERARRHHLDLYADDGAAEVERLLSLGATRVDWRYPPDADFVVLADTEGNPFCVVQRNEKPA; translated from the coding sequence ATGCTGACCATCGGGTCCATCGTGTGGGGCGTGCGGGACGTGCCGAGGGCCATCGCCTTCTGGACGCAGGCCCTGAACTACCGGCTGCGGAACGAACCCGACGACGACTGGGCCGTTCTCGTTCCCGTGGAGGGGCCGGGCGTGCAACTCGCCCTCGATCTGGTGGACTCGGAGAGGGCGCGGCGTCACCACCTCGACCTGTACGCGGACGATGGGGCGGCGGAGGTGGAGCGCCTGCTCTCGCTCGGGGCCACCCGTGTGGATTGGCGCTACCCGCCGGACGCCGACTTCGTGGTGCTCGCCGACACGGAGGGCAACCCCTTCTGCGTGGTGCAGAGGAACGAAAAGCCCGCGTGA